One window of the Lepidochelys kempii isolate rLepKem1 chromosome 23, rLepKem1.hap2, whole genome shotgun sequence genome contains the following:
- the LOC140901914 gene encoding histone H2B 8, producing MPEPAKSAPAPKKGSKKAVTKTQKKGDKKRRKTRKESYSIYVYKVLKQVHPDTGISSKAMGIMNSFVNDIFERIAGEASRLAHYNKRSTITSREIQTAVRLLLPGELAKHAVSEGTKAVTKYTSSK from the coding sequence ATGCCTGAGCCGGCGAAATCTGCTCCCGCGCCCAAGAAGGGCTCCAAGAAAGCGGTGACCAAGACCCAGAAGAAAGGGGACAAGAAGCGCCGCAAGACCAGGAAGGAGAGTTACTCCATCTATGTCTACAAGGTGCTGAAGCAGGTTCACCCCGACACCGGCATCTCCTCCAAGGCCATGGGCATCATGAATTCCTTCGTCAACGACATCTTCGAGCGCATTGCTGGGGAGGCGTCCCGCCTGGCGCATTATAACAAGCGCTCCACCATCACCTCCCGGGAGATCCAGACCGCCGTGCGCCTGCTGCTGCCCGGGGAGCTGGCCAAGCACGCCGTGTCTGAGGGCACCAAGGCTGTGACCAAGTACACCAGCTCCAAGTAA
- the LOC140901921 gene encoding histone H2A.J-like produces MSGRGKQGGKVRAKAKSRSSRAGLQFPVGRVHRLLRKGNYAERVGAGAPVYMAAVLEYLTAEILELAGNAARDNKKTRIIPRHLQLAIRNDEELNKLLGKVTIAQGGVLPNIQAVLLPKKTESHKAKGK; encoded by the coding sequence ATGTCTGGCCGTGGAAAGCAAGGTGGGAAAGTGCGAGCTAAGGCCAAGTCTCGTTCGTCTCGTGCGGGGCTGCAGTTTCCTGTAGGCCGTGTGCACCGGCTGCTGCGTAAGGGGAACTATGCGGAGCGAGTGGGTGCTGGCGCCCCCGTTTACATGGCTGCGGTGCTGGAGTATCTGACTGCTGAAATCTTGGAGCTGGCTGGCAACGCCGCCCGCGACAACAAGAAAACCCGTATCATTCCACGCCACTTGCAGCTGGCCATCCGCAACGACGAGGAGCTGAACAAGCTGCTGGGCAAAGTCACTATCGCCCAGGGTGGGGTCCTGCCCAACATCCAGGCGGTGCTGCTGCCCAAGAAAACCGAGAGCCATAAGGCTAAGGGCAAGTGA
- the LOC140901911 gene encoding histone H2A.J-like gives MSGRGKQGGKVRAKAKSRSSRAGLQFPVGRVHRLLRKGNYAERVGAGAPVYLAAVMEYLTAEILELAGNAARDNKKTRIIPRHLQLAVRNDEELNKLLGGVTIAQGGVLPNIQAVLLPKKTESHKAKGK, from the coding sequence ATGTCTGGCCGCGGAAAGCAAGGAGGGAAGGTGCGGGCTAAGGCCAAGTCTCGCTCTTCTCGTGCGGGGCTGCAGTTCCCGGTCGGGCGGGTGCACCGGCTGCTGCGCAAGGGAAACTACGCGGAGCgggtgggagccggcgcccccgtGTACCTCGCCGCGGTGATGGAGTACCTGACCGCCGAGATCTTGGAGCTGGCCGGCAACGCCGCCCGCGACAACAAGAAAACCCGCATCATTCCCCGCCACTTGCAGCTGGCCGTGCGCAACGACGAGGAGCTGAACAAGCTGCTGGGGGGAGTCACCATCGCCCAGGGTGGGGTCCTGCCCAACATCCAGGCGGTGCTGCTGCCCAAGAAAACCGAGAGCCACAAAGCCAAGGGCAAGTGA